The following coding sequences lie in one Listeria ivanovii subsp. londoniensis genomic window:
- a CDS encoding nicotinate phosphoribosyltransferase yields MTNLFQDDSLTLHTDLYQLNMMKAYFDDGLHERRSVFEVFFRDMPFDSGFVVFAGLERIIHYMQNLRFTETDITYLHDELGFDGPFLEYLRTFKFKGNILAAKEGEFVFKTEPILQVEASLAEAQLIETALLNIVNFQTLIATKAARIRSVIDDETFAEFGTRRAQEMDAAIWGTRAAYIGGCDSTSNVRAGKIFGIPVSGTMAHAMVQAYRDELEAFRSYAKTHFDSIFLVDTYDTLKSGVPNAIKVAQEMGDKINFIGIRLDSGDMAFLSKKARQMLDDAGFTEAKIFASSDLDEHTILSLKAQKAKIDSWGVGTKLITAYDQPALGAVYKMAAIADENDILQDSIKLSSNTEKVSTPGKKKVYRIITNEEGLKAEGDYIALEDESLENVDKLTMFHPVHTYIMKTVENFTARELLVPIFKDGELVYEMPTLDEIKAYKEENLALLWDEYKRTVRPEQYPVDLSVKCWKNKMRNIEKVRKSVQLHSPVELDMPF; encoded by the coding sequence ATGACAAATTTATTTCAAGATGATAGTCTCACGCTACATACAGACCTTTATCAACTAAATATGATGAAAGCGTATTTTGACGATGGACTTCATGAGCGTAGATCGGTATTTGAAGTTTTTTTCCGAGATATGCCATTTGATTCAGGTTTTGTTGTATTTGCTGGACTAGAACGAATTATTCATTATATGCAAAATTTGCGTTTTACGGAAACGGATATTACCTATTTACATGATGAGCTTGGTTTTGACGGGCCATTTTTAGAATATTTACGAACATTTAAATTTAAAGGAAATATTCTTGCAGCGAAAGAAGGCGAGTTTGTTTTTAAAACAGAACCTATCTTGCAAGTGGAAGCAAGCCTGGCAGAAGCACAATTAATCGAAACTGCTTTGCTTAACATTGTGAACTTCCAAACGCTGATTGCGACAAAAGCAGCCCGAATTCGTTCAGTAATTGACGACGAAACGTTTGCGGAATTTGGAACGAGACGCGCGCAAGAAATGGATGCAGCAATTTGGGGCACAAGGGCGGCTTATATCGGTGGTTGTGATTCAACGAGTAATGTTCGAGCTGGAAAGATTTTCGGCATTCCTGTCTCCGGCACGATGGCACATGCGATGGTTCAAGCTTACCGCGATGAACTGGAAGCATTTAGAAGTTATGCTAAAACACATTTTGATTCCATTTTCTTAGTAGATACATACGATACTTTAAAATCTGGAGTTCCAAATGCGATCAAAGTAGCACAAGAAATGGGGGACAAAATCAACTTTATCGGCATTCGTTTAGATAGTGGAGACATGGCTTTCTTATCCAAAAAAGCCCGCCAAATGTTAGATGATGCTGGTTTCACCGAAGCGAAGATTTTTGCTTCAAGTGATTTAGATGAACATACGATTTTGTCATTAAAAGCTCAAAAAGCGAAAATTGATTCATGGGGTGTTGGTACGAAATTAATTACTGCCTACGATCAACCTGCACTTGGAGCCGTTTATAAAATGGCTGCTATTGCGGATGAGAATGATATTTTACAAGACTCAATTAAACTTTCCAGTAATACAGAAAAAGTTTCGACTCCTGGCAAGAAAAAAGTCTACCGAATTATTACGAATGAAGAAGGTTTAAAAGCAGAAGGAGACTATATTGCTTTAGAGGATGAATCGCTTGAAAACGTCGATAAATTAACCATGTTCCACCCAGTGCATACGTACATTATGAAAACGGTGGAAAATTTTACAGCTCGTGAGCTACTCGTACCGATTTTTAAAGATGGCGAATTAGTATATGAAATGCCAACTTTAGACGAAATTAAAGCCTATAAAGAAGAAAATCTGGCACTGCTTTGGGATGAGTATAAACGTACGGTTCGCCCGGAGCAATACCCAGTTGATTTAAGTGTGAAATGTTGGAAAAACAAAATGCGCAATATCGAAAAAGTCCGGAAGAGTGTTCAATTACATTCACCAGTTGAATTAGATATGCCGTTTTAG
- a CDS encoding glycosyltransferase family A protein, translating into MKFAIIIPFYNAEKRLKVSINSVIKQSYRFLEHVEVLLINDGSTDNSGIIANHYAKKYPNNIRVLNIPNGGPAKARNIGIHNVREDTDFVGFLDADDVLSSNMLEKMAVFLNQSNVNMVVPAFYYLDDFGKKQKIAPHKLNYRFKNGNRMVNIEEEPQAIHYYIGGTFLRYKSLQEFSFAEELYFGEDQLLITQFLLKNRTYGLIADAGYYYYRDMKQKGSLVSSSWKKNERYTAFLEKVYQTYIADSQKEFGSVIPYIKTLIAYHAKLFFYKENVYFKEVLNEAEQEGFVVELQRILKVVGANTILALDTPLVVKEMMLSIMRNGWPVQFEMEPLSEVPLVSIKEVYRIGKPAVVELSLEEQRQSLPNEGHFVLGTSTDSSSAKLITRKSDQKIWDISVRTAGSIERAVFNLKPFQNKVAIFYIDRHKKTSIIELRVMNSLLAKIKRNIKLKRDFK; encoded by the coding sequence ATGAAATTTGCGATTATAATTCCTTTTTACAATGCTGAAAAAAGGTTAAAAGTATCCATAAATAGTGTTATTAAGCAGTCCTACCGTTTTTTAGAACATGTCGAGGTGCTGCTTATTAATGATGGAAGCACGGATAATAGCGGGATTATTGCTAATCATTACGCAAAAAAATATCCCAATAATATTCGCGTGTTAAACATTCCTAACGGTGGACCTGCGAAAGCGAGAAACATTGGAATACATAATGTACGAGAAGATACTGACTTTGTCGGCTTTTTAGATGCAGACGATGTTTTATCTAGTAATATGTTAGAAAAGATGGCAGTTTTTTTGAATCAATCTAACGTAAATATGGTAGTACCTGCTTTTTATTATTTAGATGATTTTGGTAAAAAACAAAAAATTGCTCCACATAAATTAAATTATCGTTTTAAGAATGGCAATCGAATGGTGAATATTGAGGAAGAACCTCAGGCAATTCATTATTATATCGGGGGAACTTTTTTACGTTATAAGAGCTTGCAAGAATTTTCGTTTGCGGAGGAGCTTTATTTTGGGGAAGATCAGCTCTTAATTACGCAATTTTTATTGAAGAATCGAACGTACGGATTAATTGCGGATGCGGGTTACTATTACTATCGCGATATGAAACAAAAGGGTTCGCTTGTAAGTTCTTCTTGGAAAAAAAACGAAAGGTATACAGCTTTTCTTGAGAAGGTATACCAAACATATATAGCAGATTCTCAAAAGGAATTTGGAAGCGTCATTCCTTATATAAAAACACTTATTGCTTATCATGCGAAGTTGTTTTTTTATAAGGAGAATGTGTATTTTAAAGAGGTACTAAATGAGGCTGAACAAGAAGGCTTTGTGGTTGAACTACAGCGAATATTGAAGGTAGTCGGAGCTAATACGATTTTGGCTCTAGACACACCGCTTGTTGTAAAAGAAATGATGCTTTCGATTATGCGAAATGGTTGGCCAGTGCAGTTTGAAATGGAACCATTAAGTGAGGTACCGCTAGTTAGTATAAAGGAAGTCTATCGAATAGGTAAGCCAGCTGTAGTGGAACTATCGCTAGAAGAACAACGGCAGTCTTTGCCAAATGAAGGACATTTTGTTCTCGGCACAAGTACTGACAGCTCATCTGCTAAGTTAATCACACGTAAATCTGACCAAAAAATTTGGGATATTTCGGTAAGAACGGCTGGAAGTATAGAGCGAGCGGTGTTTAATTTAAAACCATTTCAAAATAAAGTAGCAATCTTTTACATCGATAGGCATAAAAAAACGTCAATTATCGAGTTACGTGTTATGAATAGCTTATTGGCAAAAATAAAACGAAATATCAAATTAAAACGAGATTTTAAATAA
- the tagD gene encoding glycerol-3-phosphate cytidylyltransferase — protein MKKVITYGTFDLIHWGHIRLLERAKALGDYLIVAISTDEFNRIKHKEAYHNFEHRKLILEAIRYVDEVIPESNWEQKLEDVQSRDIDVFVMGDDWEGEFDFLKPYCEVVYLPRTDGISTSKIKDDLK, from the coding sequence ATGAAAAAAGTAATTACATATGGCACATTTGATTTAATTCATTGGGGGCATATTCGCTTATTAGAACGAGCTAAAGCGCTTGGAGATTATCTGATTGTCGCAATTTCAACAGATGAGTTCAATCGAATCAAGCATAAAGAGGCATACCATAACTTTGAGCACCGCAAACTGATTTTAGAAGCGATTAGATATGTGGATGAAGTAATCCCAGAAAGCAACTGGGAACAAAAACTAGAAGATGTACAAAGTCGTGATATTGATGTCTTTGTAATGGGAGATGATTGGGAAGGCGAATTTGACTTTCTAAAACCATATTGCGAAGTGGTTTATTTACCACGTACAGACGGAATTTCTACCTCAAAGATAAAAGATGATTTAAAATAG
- a CDS encoding transcriptional regulator yields MEMRSGATLKKIRVYCNSKERDVYESIMSRAHLYQIEKNIQMPSWHIVVAMLQKYTMTLAEFEYIHNDYQLDPIQSL; encoded by the coding sequence ATGGAAATGAGATCTGGAGCAACATTGAAAAAGATTCGGGTGTATTGTAATTCAAAAGAGCGAGATGTTTATGAATCAATTATGTCACGGGCACATTTATACCAAATAGAAAAAAACATTCAAATGCCATCATGGCATATTGTCGTAGCTATGTTGCAAAAATATACGATGACGTTAGCTGAATTTGAATACATTCATAATGATTATCAGCTCGATCCAATTCAATCTCTATGA
- the nadE gene encoding ammonia-dependent NAD(+) synthetase codes for MDIRKRILADMQVAETIDARAEIRKSVDFLKAYLTKNPFLKSFVLGISGGQDSTLAGKLAQMAISELRAETADEEYQFFAVSLPYGIQLDESDRQDALDFMQPDNRLTVNIKASVDASVAALSEAGVELSDFAKGNEKARERMKVQYAIAAMNKGVVVGTDHSAEAVTGFYTKYGDGGTDINPLFRLNKRQGKALLKELGCPEHLYMKKPTADLEDNKPALPDEVALGVTYDQIDDYLEGKTVPAEAAAKIENWFIKTEHKRHMAITILDDFWK; via the coding sequence ATGGATATCAGAAAAAGAATTTTAGCAGATATGCAAGTAGCAGAAACAATTGATGCTCGGGCAGAAATTAGAAAAAGTGTCGATTTTTTAAAAGCATATTTAACAAAGAATCCGTTCTTAAAAAGCTTTGTTCTTGGGATTTCTGGTGGGCAAGATTCCACGTTAGCAGGAAAATTAGCACAAATGGCGATAAGCGAACTTCGCGCAGAAACGGCTGACGAGGAGTATCAGTTTTTCGCGGTGAGCTTACCCTACGGAATTCAACTAGATGAATCGGACCGTCAAGATGCCCTGGATTTTATGCAACCAGACAACAGACTGACCGTCAATATTAAAGCTTCAGTGGACGCAAGTGTGGCGGCCCTTAGTGAAGCGGGCGTGGAGCTATCTGATTTTGCTAAAGGAAATGAGAAAGCGCGCGAACGGATGAAAGTTCAATACGCGATTGCGGCAATGAATAAAGGTGTAGTCGTTGGAACAGATCACTCGGCAGAAGCAGTTACTGGTTTTTATACGAAATATGGCGATGGGGGAACAGATATTAACCCGCTATTTCGCTTAAATAAACGCCAAGGCAAGGCACTTCTAAAAGAGCTTGGTTGCCCGGAACATTTATATATGAAAAAACCGACTGCTGATTTAGAAGATAATAAACCAGCCCTTCCCGATGAAGTAGCTCTAGGTGTTACTTACGACCAAATTGATGATTATTTGGAAGGGAAAACAGTTCCAGCAGAAGCAGCAGCAAAAATTGAAAACTGGTTTATTAAAACAGAGCATAAGCGCCATATGGCAATCACGATATTGGATGATTTCTGGAAATAG
- a CDS encoding DUF3173 family protein, which translates to MSHFLGSVPLGYGPSFSADIIRQAKKLMISKGHTYYQAKKLDKVPRETVEELLGITFRSEK; encoded by the coding sequence TTGTCTCACTTTCTTGGGTCAGTCCCCCTAGGCTATGGTCCTTCATTCTCAGCAGATATTATTAGACAAGCAAAGAAGCTAATGATAAGTAAAGGACACACATACTATCAAGCAAAGAAATTAGATAAAGTGCCACGAGAAACGGTAGAAGAACTACTAGGTATTACTTTTAGAAGCGAAAAATAG
- the guaA gene encoding glutamine-hydrolyzing GMP synthase, giving the protein MFKIMKDFTEQEKIIVLDFGSQYNQLITRRIRDFGVYSELHPHTITLEEMKALNPTGIIFSGGPNSVYDKDAFRADERIFDMGIPILGICYGMQLMTVHFAGKVEAAKDREYGKADIHVEVPNRLFAGLPTDQVVWMSHGDLVVKEPAGFEVTTTSPSCPIAGIADEARQLYGVQFHPEVRHSEYGNELLKNFALNICGCKGDWTMENFSEVEIAKIQEIVGDKKVLLALSGGVDSSVVGVLIHKAIGDQLTCIFVDHGLLRKGEADQVMATLQGEFNMNIIKVDAKKRFMDKLAGVSDPEQKRKIIGNEFIYVFDDEANKLDGVEFLAQGTLYTDIIESGTATAQTIKSHHNVGGLPEDMQFKLIEPLNTLFKDEVRALGTELGMPDAIVWRQPFPGPGLGIRVLGEITEEKLEIVRDSDYILREEIKKAGLEREIWQYFTALPNIRSVGVMGDGRTYDHTVVVRAVTSIDGMTADWARIPWDVLEKISVRIVNEVAHVNRVVYDITSKPPATVEWE; this is encoded by the coding sequence TTGTTTAAAATTATGAAAGACTTTACCGAGCAAGAGAAAATTATCGTTCTAGACTTTGGTAGCCAGTATAACCAACTTATTACGCGCCGTATCCGTGATTTCGGTGTGTACAGTGAATTACATCCGCATACTATCACTCTCGAAGAAATGAAAGCACTAAATCCAACGGGAATTATTTTTTCAGGAGGACCAAACAGCGTATACGACAAAGACGCTTTTCGTGCGGATGAAAGAATTTTTGACATGGGGATTCCGATTTTAGGAATTTGTTACGGAATGCAACTAATGACTGTCCATTTTGCCGGAAAAGTAGAAGCAGCAAAAGACCGTGAATACGGAAAAGCAGATATCCATGTAGAAGTACCTAACCGTTTATTTGCCGGACTTCCAACCGATCAAGTAGTTTGGATGAGCCACGGAGACTTAGTAGTGAAAGAACCAGCTGGCTTTGAAGTAACGACAACAAGCCCATCTTGTCCGATTGCCGGAATTGCTGACGAAGCTCGCCAACTCTACGGGGTACAATTCCATCCAGAAGTACGTCACTCTGAATACGGAAACGAATTACTGAAGAATTTTGCATTAAACATCTGTGGCTGTAAAGGTGACTGGACAATGGAAAACTTTAGCGAAGTCGAAATCGCTAAAATCCAAGAAATCGTTGGCGACAAAAAAGTCTTGCTAGCGCTTTCTGGTGGCGTTGATTCTTCTGTTGTTGGTGTGTTAATCCATAAAGCAATTGGTGACCAACTAACCTGTATTTTCGTTGACCACGGCTTGCTTCGTAAAGGTGAAGCAGACCAAGTAATGGCGACTCTACAAGGTGAATTCAATATGAACATCATCAAAGTAGATGCGAAAAAACGCTTCATGGACAAATTAGCAGGCGTTTCTGACCCAGAACAAAAACGCAAAATCATCGGTAACGAATTCATTTACGTTTTTGATGATGAAGCAAACAAACTAGATGGCGTAGAATTTCTCGCACAAGGAACACTTTACACCGACATTATCGAAAGTGGTACAGCAACCGCCCAAACAATCAAATCACATCACAACGTTGGCGGCTTACCAGAAGATATGCAATTTAAACTAATCGAACCACTAAACACGCTTTTCAAAGATGAAGTTCGTGCCCTTGGAACCGAACTTGGCATGCCTGACGCAATCGTGTGGCGCCAACCATTCCCGGGTCCAGGTCTTGGAATCCGCGTACTTGGCGAAATCACCGAAGAAAAACTAGAAATCGTTCGTGATTCTGATTATATTTTACGCGAAGAAATCAAAAAAGCCGGTTTAGAACGCGAAATCTGGCAATACTTCACAGCACTTCCAAATATCCGTAGCGTTGGTGTTATGGGTGACGGAAGAACGTATGACCATACTGTGGTTGTTCGTGCGGTGACGAGTATTGATGGAATGACAGCGGATTGGGCTCGTATTCCGTGGGATGTGCTGGAGAAGATTTCGGTGCGGATTGTGAATGAAGTAGCTCATGTGAACCGGGTTGTTTATGATATTACGAGTAAACCGCCTGCTACGGTGGAGTGGGAGTAA
- a CDS encoding CDP-glycerol glycerophosphotransferase family protein: protein MKKIAIYIYMLAVKVVSGLARLFPMQQKVVFLISFEENPAAIIKQMELDKFTPNTIIFYDPRINVTNISRDFLKLKPKNIAQFIPLMFHLNTAKVVVTDNYFVELAGAKWRKGASCIQIWHANGALKKFGWEDKAAQKRTTADKKRFQAVYQRFTNVVVGSDEMALIFQKSFLLDEKQLLKIGVPRTDYFFDKEKLKANYDWTFQSLNLSNRKQLLYAPTFRDDELQNTSLHLDIAEMERALGEEYQLILKLHPSISNDLEKLDSDFVVYVDKETPIETLLPVVDILITDYSSIPFEFALLEKPMIFYTYDLQAYDKARGLSDGFLETIPGNCVFTTVELIEEIKKASFDLEKVRQFALKWNKYSDGSSSERFVSLLKERLEK from the coding sequence ATGAAAAAAATAGCAATTTATATTTATATGTTGGCTGTTAAAGTAGTGAGCGGTTTAGCAAGACTTTTTCCTATGCAGCAAAAAGTGGTGTTTTTAATTAGTTTTGAAGAGAATCCCGCAGCTATTATTAAGCAAATGGAGCTTGATAAATTTACGCCTAATACGATTATTTTTTATGATCCACGTATAAATGTAACAAACATTTCACGAGATTTTCTAAAGCTAAAACCTAAAAATATAGCTCAATTTATTCCATTAATGTTTCATCTTAATACGGCAAAAGTAGTTGTAACTGATAATTATTTTGTGGAATTAGCTGGGGCAAAATGGAGAAAAGGTGCTTCTTGTATTCAAATTTGGCATGCAAATGGTGCGCTGAAGAAGTTTGGCTGGGAAGATAAAGCAGCGCAAAAAAGAACCACAGCAGATAAAAAACGATTTCAAGCTGTTTATCAACGTTTTACGAATGTCGTCGTTGGGTCTGATGAAATGGCTTTGATTTTCCAAAAATCGTTTTTATTAGATGAAAAACAGCTATTAAAGATTGGCGTGCCTAGAACCGATTATTTTTTTGATAAGGAGAAGTTGAAAGCAAATTATGATTGGACCTTTCAATCGTTAAATCTTTCCAATAGAAAACAGCTATTGTATGCTCCTACTTTTCGTGATGATGAGCTACAAAACACATCTTTACACTTAGATATTGCTGAAATGGAACGAGCACTGGGTGAGGAGTATCAATTAATTTTAAAATTACATCCTTCGATTAGTAATGATTTAGAAAAGTTGGATAGTGACTTTGTCGTCTATGTAGATAAAGAAACACCCATTGAAACCTTGCTTCCAGTGGTGGATATTTTAATTACAGATTATTCATCGATTCCATTTGAATTTGCTTTACTTGAAAAGCCGATGATTTTTTATACGTATGATTTGCAAGCATATGATAAAGCACGTGGTCTTTCAGATGGTTTTTTAGAAACGATTCCAGGTAACTGTGTTTTTACAACTGTAGAACTTATTGAAGAGATTAAAAAGGCGTCCTTCGATTTAGAAAAAGTTCGTCAATTTGCCTTGAAATGGAATAAATATTCAGATGGATCTTCCAGCGAACGATTTGTTTCGCTTTTAAAAGAAAGACTAGAAAAGTAA
- a CDS encoding CDP-glycerol glycerophosphotransferase family protein, protein MKLVQKVYYLLFRLVGFLPRQKQLVMFESFSGKQYSCNPRAIFEYMEKNNPEYELLWSVNPKYVELFKVQGVPYVTRFSVSWLFKMGLAKYWISNSRLPLELPKPKKTIYVQTWHGTPLKKLGVDIEEVHMPGQTTEQYKADFVKEAQKWDYLIAPNAYSSAIFRQAFGFTGEMIESGYPRNDILFSADKDVKIANIKKALNISEDKKVVLYAPTWRDNDFYEAGKYKFDLKIDIAQMQEKLGDEVVLLVRMHYLVAEHFDFAQYGDFVRDASKHEDIRDLYLVSDLLITDYSSVFFDYANLKRPMLFYTYDLAEYRDTLRGFYFDFEKNAPGPLVETNEQLMDELGKMLVNPPEIESSFLEQFCTWEDGHAAEKTVNIVFAKK, encoded by the coding sequence ATGAAGTTAGTACAAAAGGTATATTATCTGCTATTTAGGTTGGTGGGATTTTTACCTCGACAAAAGCAATTGGTGATGTTTGAAAGCTTTTCTGGAAAACAATATAGTTGTAATCCACGAGCGATTTTTGAATATATGGAAAAAAATAATCCAGAATATGAATTACTCTGGAGTGTGAATCCGAAATATGTCGAACTTTTCAAAGTGCAGGGTGTCCCATATGTTACACGTTTCTCAGTAAGTTGGTTATTTAAAATGGGACTGGCAAAATATTGGATTTCTAATAGTCGACTGCCATTAGAGCTACCGAAACCTAAAAAAACAATCTATGTGCAAACTTGGCACGGGACTCCTTTAAAGAAACTTGGGGTTGATATTGAAGAAGTTCATATGCCGGGACAAACGACGGAACAATACAAAGCAGATTTTGTAAAAGAAGCGCAGAAATGGGATTATTTAATTGCGCCTAATGCATATTCTAGTGCTATTTTTAGACAAGCGTTTGGATTTACTGGTGAAATGATTGAATCGGGATATCCACGTAATGATATTTTATTTAGTGCGGACAAAGACGTGAAAATCGCAAATATCAAAAAAGCATTAAATATTTCAGAAGATAAAAAAGTTGTTTTATATGCCCCAACATGGCGGGATAATGATTTTTACGAAGCAGGAAAATACAAATTTGATTTAAAAATAGATATTGCTCAAATGCAAGAAAAATTGGGAGATGAAGTAGTTTTGCTTGTTCGGATGCATTATCTAGTTGCGGAACATTTTGATTTTGCGCAATATGGAGATTTTGTACGAGATGCATCAAAACATGAAGATATTCGTGATTTATATTTAGTGAGTGATTTGTTAATTACTGATTATTCTTCTGTATTTTTTGATTATGCGAATTTGAAACGGCCGATGTTGTTTTATACGTATGATTTGGCTGAATATCGTGATACGCTCCGTGGTTTTTATTTTGACTTTGAAAAAAATGCTCCCGGACCACTAGTCGAAACTAACGAGCAATTAATGGATGAGCTTGGTAAAATGCTTGTCAATCCGCCTGAAATAGAAAGTAGTTTTTTAGAGCAATTTTGTACTTGGGAAGACGGACATGCGGCAGAAAAAACAGTGAATATTGTTTTTGCTAAAAAATAG
- a CDS encoding putative quinol monooxygenase yields the protein MKVGYGLLTAFYTHPGERDQLASILLEAAESLEEYNTCIQYIVSVSETEAETIFVSEIWVDKGHHEASLDNIAVKSMIAKAKPLIKEVKRIQELDILGGKGM from the coding sequence ATGAAAGTTGGTTATGGATTATTAACGGCATTTTATACACATCCTGGAGAGCGAGATCAGTTAGCGTCTATTTTGCTTGAAGCAGCAGAAAGTTTGGAAGAATATAATACGTGTATCCAGTACATCGTTAGTGTTTCAGAGACAGAAGCGGAGACGATTTTTGTTTCAGAAATCTGGGTCGACAAAGGTCATCATGAAGCTTCTCTTGATAACATTGCTGTAAAGAGCATGATTGCAAAAGCTAAACCGCTAATCAAAGAAGTCAAACGCATCCAAGAACTAGATATCCTTGGCGGCAAAGGAATGTAG
- a CDS encoding PTS sugar transporter subunit IIB has product MKTLMIVCAGGATSSLMAQNVVKSAVSEGLDAVLVFPEDVKYHDRFRENFGERDLVVVMGPVGAITAGKFRDYKEQVDAVLVAPQVKYMYKTVEEVLGELEIPCANINSLDFGRMRGDKILVQGLGLIDQKNSK; this is encoded by the coding sequence TTGAAAACATTAATGATTGTCTGCGCTGGCGGAGCGACTTCCAGCTTAATGGCACAAAACGTGGTGAAAAGTGCGGTTTCAGAAGGATTGGATGCTGTACTTGTTTTTCCAGAAGATGTGAAGTACCACGATCGTTTCCGTGAAAATTTTGGCGAGCGAGATTTAGTTGTTGTAATGGGTCCCGTTGGCGCAATAACGGCTGGGAAATTCCGCGATTATAAAGAACAAGTCGATGCAGTGCTAGTCGCGCCACAAGTAAAATACATGTATAAAACTGTAGAAGAAGTTTTAGGGGAGCTTGAAATCCCTTGTGCTAATATAAATTCACTTGATTTTGGTCGAATGCGCGGCGATAAAATCCTCGTCCAAGGTTTAGGGCTGATAGACCAGAAAAATTCCAAATAA